Proteins encoded together in one Acidobacteriota bacterium window:
- the recR gene encoding recombination mediator RecR: protein MFEYAQPLHDLIEELRHIPGIGAKTAQRIAFYFLGLPAEDTDRLAEAIREAKRKIFYCSRCNNITHVDPCLICADEHRADDMLCIVEEPFNISSIERTGAYNGRYHVLLGALSPLKGRGPDELRLGKLTKRIEEGAFREIIVATNPTVEGEATALYLLRVLKDYGIRMTRLAMGLPVGSDLDFADQVTIKKALEGRTELKD, encoded by the coding sequence CCCAGCCGCTCCACGACCTCATCGAGGAGCTCCGCCACATCCCCGGGATCGGGGCCAAGACGGCCCAGCGCATCGCCTTCTACTTCCTCGGGCTGCCGGCCGAGGACACCGACCGGCTGGCCGAGGCCATCCGGGAGGCCAAGCGCAAGATCTTCTACTGCAGCCGCTGCAACAACATCACCCATGTCGACCCCTGCCTGATCTGCGCCGACGAGCACCGCGCCGACGACATGCTCTGCATCGTCGAGGAGCCGTTCAACATCTCCTCGATCGAGCGGACGGGGGCCTACAACGGGCGCTACCACGTCCTGCTCGGCGCCCTGTCGCCGCTCAAGGGGCGGGGGCCCGACGAGCTCCGCCTGGGCAAGCTGACCAAGCGCATAGAAGAAGGCGCATTCAGGGAGATCATCGTCGCCACGAACCCGACGGTGGAAGGGGAGGCCACGGCCCTCTACCTCCTCCGCGTGCTCAAGGACTACGGCATCCGCATGACCCGGCTGGCCATGGGGCTGCCGGTCGGCTCGGACCTCGATTTCGCCGACCAGGTGACCATCAAGAAGGCCCTGGAGGGCCGGACCGAGCTCAAGGATTAG
- the nifJ gene encoding pyruvate:ferredoxin (flavodoxin) oxidoreductase — translation MIKKNMQTIDGNTAATHVAYAYSEVAAIYPITPSSTMGELADEWSARDRRNIWGQRVDVVEMQSEGGASGAVHGSLSAGALTTTFTASQGLMLMLPNMHKIAGEMLPTVFLVSARSLACQALSIFGDHSDVMAARNTGFAMTCAGSVQEAQDLAIVAHLATLRTRIPFLHFFDGFRTSNVIEKIDVVPYETLAELFEPQYLDQFRKRSLNPERPMQKVGQEAPDVYFQGRETVNKYYDECPGLVQHYMDKVAKAIGRQYHLFDYFGDPQAENIIIMMGSGAETAEETINYLNARGAKLGLIKVRLYRPFDVKALRAALPASVKRIAVLDRTKEPGSIGEPLYLDIAVALAGSPIKVIGGRYGLSSKDFTPAQVKAVYDHLAGRATHGFTVGIIDDVTHTSIPVGPVLDTELPGTVRCKFFGYGSDGTVGANKNSIKIIADNTDMYGQGYFQYDSKKSGGVTISHLRFGKNPIQSEYYLNTVDFIALHKPSYIGRLDILEGIREGGTFLINADWKASEVFDHLTEDMQRTIIDKKIKVYTIDAYKIAEELGLGLRINSIMQACFFKLSGVLPEEQAITLMKKAVEKTYGRKGKDVVQMNWNAIDQAASCLEAVPVPAKISKSAPMVKVVPDGADAYAREVIEPVLRFKGDLLPVSKMPLDGATPTATARLEKRGIAVEVPKWLPENCIQCNQCSFVCPHAAIRAKQIAPADLKAAPAGFTVIKSNTKNDRDLQYRVQTYVEDCVGCAVCAEVCPAKVKALAMVPIAELRAAGETEKTEFFDALPDNVLDGVKTDTLKGSQFLRPLFEFSGACAGCGETPYLKLATQLHGDRMIVGNATGCSSIYGGTFPTCPYSQTTEGKGPAWANSLFEDNAEYGFGMRLAVDADRKLLAASIDAVLAAGTTPQLTDALAKMKGLWSSTGDEAKAAAKAVLAALPAAAKADGGKSPALAKIVELKDFLVDKSVWAIGGDGWAYDIGYGGLDHVLAMNRNVNVLVLDTEVYSNTGGQASKSTPLGSVAKFAASGKRTTKKDLGRMAMTYGYVYVASVAMGANMNQCLKAFIEAEAYPGPSLIIAYSPCINHGIDMSKSQAEQKLAVETGYWTLYRFNPLLAQEGKNPFQLDSKEPKLEYEAFLKNEVRYKTLVQQNPEIAKELFGRAAEFSRKRYEAYKKMAE, via the coding sequence ATGATCAAAAAGAACATGCAGACGATCGACGGGAATACCGCGGCGACCCACGTCGCCTACGCGTATTCCGAGGTGGCGGCCATCTATCCCATCACTCCGTCCTCGACGATGGGCGAGCTGGCCGACGAATGGTCCGCCCGTGACCGCCGGAACATCTGGGGCCAGCGGGTGGACGTCGTCGAGATGCAGTCCGAGGGCGGCGCCTCCGGCGCGGTCCACGGCTCGCTCTCGGCCGGGGCGCTGACGACGACCTTCACGGCGTCGCAGGGCCTGATGCTCATGCTCCCGAACATGCACAAGATCGCCGGCGAGATGCTGCCGACCGTGTTCCTCGTCTCGGCCCGCTCGCTGGCCTGCCAGGCCCTCTCGATCTTCGGGGACCACAGCGACGTCATGGCCGCCCGCAACACGGGCTTCGCCATGACCTGCGCCGGCTCGGTCCAGGAGGCCCAGGACCTGGCCATCGTGGCCCACCTGGCCACCCTGCGGACGCGGATCCCGTTCCTCCACTTCTTCGACGGCTTCCGGACCTCCAACGTCATCGAGAAGATCGACGTCGTCCCTTACGAGACCCTGGCCGAGCTTTTCGAGCCCCAGTACCTCGACCAGTTCCGCAAGCGCTCCCTCAATCCCGAGCGGCCGATGCAGAAGGTCGGCCAGGAGGCCCCGGACGTCTACTTCCAGGGCCGCGAGACCGTCAACAAGTACTACGACGAGTGCCCGGGCCTGGTCCAGCACTACATGGACAAGGTCGCCAAGGCCATCGGCCGCCAGTACCACCTGTTCGATTACTTCGGCGACCCGCAGGCCGAGAACATCATCATCATGATGGGCTCGGGCGCGGAGACCGCCGAGGAGACCATCAACTACCTGAACGCCCGCGGCGCCAAGCTCGGCCTGATCAAGGTCCGCCTCTACCGCCCCTTCGACGTCAAGGCCCTGCGCGCCGCCCTGCCGGCGTCGGTCAAGAGGATCGCCGTCCTCGACCGGACCAAGGAGCCCGGCTCGATCGGCGAGCCGCTCTACCTCGACATCGCCGTGGCCCTGGCGGGCAGCCCGATCAAGGTCATCGGCGGCCGCTACGGCCTGTCCTCCAAGGACTTCACGCCGGCCCAGGTCAAGGCCGTCTATGATCACCTCGCCGGCCGGGCCACGCACGGCTTCACCGTCGGCATCATCGACGACGTCACGCACACGTCGATCCCGGTCGGGCCCGTCCTCGACACCGAGCTGCCCGGAACGGTCCGCTGCAAGTTCTTCGGCTACGGCTCCGACGGCACGGTCGGCGCCAACAAGAATTCGATCAAGATCATCGCCGACAACACGGACATGTACGGCCAGGGCTACTTCCAGTACGACTCGAAGAAGTCCGGCGGCGTCACCATCTCCCACCTCCGTTTCGGCAAGAACCCGATCCAGTCCGAGTATTACCTCAACACCGTCGATTTCATCGCCCTGCACAAGCCGTCCTACATCGGCCGGCTGGACATCCTCGAGGGTATCCGCGAAGGCGGGACCTTCCTCATCAACGCCGACTGGAAGGCCTCCGAGGTCTTCGATCACCTGACCGAAGACATGCAGCGGACGATCATCGACAAGAAGATCAAGGTCTACACGATCGACGCCTACAAGATCGCCGAGGAGCTCGGCCTCGGCCTGCGCATCAACTCGATCATGCAAGCCTGCTTCTTCAAGCTGTCCGGCGTCCTGCCCGAGGAGCAGGCCATCACGCTGATGAAGAAGGCCGTCGAGAAGACCTACGGCCGCAAGGGCAAGGATGTCGTCCAGATGAACTGGAACGCCATCGACCAGGCCGCCTCGTGCCTGGAAGCGGTGCCCGTCCCGGCCAAGATCTCCAAGTCGGCCCCGATGGTCAAGGTCGTCCCGGACGGCGCCGACGCCTACGCCAGGGAGGTCATCGAGCCGGTCCTCCGCTTCAAGGGCGACCTCCTGCCGGTCTCCAAGATGCCCCTCGACGGGGCCACGCCGACGGCCACAGCCCGGCTGGAGAAGCGCGGCATCGCCGTCGAAGTCCCGAAGTGGCTGCCCGAGAACTGCATCCAGTGCAACCAGTGCTCCTTCGTTTGCCCTCACGCCGCCATCCGGGCCAAGCAGATCGCCCCGGCCGACCTCAAGGCCGCGCCCGCCGGCTTCACGGTCATCAAGTCCAACACCAAGAACGACCGCGATCTCCAGTACCGCGTCCAGACCTACGTCGAGGACTGCGTCGGCTGCGCCGTCTGCGCCGAGGTCTGCCCGGCCAAGGTCAAGGCCCTGGCCATGGTCCCGATCGCCGAGCTCCGCGCGGCGGGCGAGACGGAGAAAACGGAGTTCTTCGACGCCCTGCCCGACAACGTCCTCGACGGCGTCAAGACGGACACGCTCAAGGGCAGCCAGTTCCTGCGGCCCCTCTTCGAGTTCAGCGGCGCCTGCGCCGGCTGCGGCGAGACGCCTTACCTCAAGCTGGCCACCCAGCTCCACGGCGACCGCATGATCGTCGGCAACGCCACGGGCTGCTCTTCGATCTACGGCGGCACGTTCCCGACCTGCCCCTACTCCCAGACCACGGAAGGGAAGGGCCCGGCCTGGGCCAACTCCCTCTTCGAGGACAACGCCGAGTACGGTTTCGGCATGCGGCTGGCGGTCGACGCCGACCGGAAGCTGCTGGCCGCCTCGATCGACGCGGTCCTGGCCGCCGGCACGACGCCCCAGCTGACCGACGCGCTGGCCAAGATGAAGGGCCTCTGGTCCTCGACCGGCGACGAAGCCAAGGCGGCGGCCAAGGCCGTCCTGGCCGCCCTGCCGGCCGCGGCCAAGGCCGACGGCGGCAAGAGCCCGGCCCTGGCCAAGATCGTCGAGCTCAAGGATTTCCTGGTCGACAAGAGCGTCTGGGCTATCGGCGGCGACGGCTGGGCCTATGACATCGGCTACGGCGGGCTCGACCACGTCCTGGCCATGAACCGCAACGTCAACGTCCTGGTCCTCGACACCGAGGTCTATTCCAACACGGGCGGCCAGGCGTCCAAGTCGACGCCGCTCGGCTCGGTGGCCAAGTTCGCCGCCTCGGGCAAGAGGACGACCAAGAAGGACCTCGGCCGGATGGCCATGACCTACGGCTACGTCTACGTCGCCTCGGTCGCCATGGGCGCCAACATGAACCAGTGCCTCAAGGCCTTCATCGAGGCCGAGGCCTATCCGGGCCCCTCGCTCATCATCGCCTATTCGCCCTGCATCAACCACGGCATCGACATGAGCAAGTCCCAGGCCGAGCAGAAGCTGGCCGTCGAAACGGGCTACTGGACCCTCTACCGCTTCAACCCCCTCCTGGCCCAGGAGGGCAAGAACCCGTTCCAGCTCGATTCCAAGGAGCCCAAGCTCGAGTACGAGGCCTTCCTCAAGAACGAGGTCCGCTACAAGACGCTCGTCCAGCAGAATCCCGAGATCGCCAAGGAGCTCTTCGGCCGGGCCGCCGAGTTCTCCCGGAAGCGCTACGAGGCCTACAAGAAAATGGCCGAATAG
- a CDS encoding pitrilysin family protein produces MSPAAARRRGRRFRAAAILLPAALACALQAAGGSGPALPDDGGPWKNAPARFLLASGVPCIYQKDASSPTTVVGLVIGGGKAAVPAGLDGLATMSTRLLLEIPDEGKVQDLMAQATRLSFVCLEDCSIIVVECLSENLEAALRVTAKIVLDPLITGLRVGRAKELLEVNARAEEDDAVTAGRNAVFRGFFRDRGYGTPLYGTKASLALIDRKTVLSFVRRYLVKPNVFFCVQSDLDPEAVRRLLDGSFGSFPDGPASGLAVQDPALPEDRDIVLVKDARETYVGRAYALPRSGLDDMARGILLETLLGPGPGSRLWPLRLDERLAYSVDAELTWTRSAGILIARLETGRDKRARAVEALDLTLAGLRENGIAGEEMEAARMMARARFLRDTEAKSPRLRLLGIFAALGLGPEAAPGLLAAIQAVTREDLNAYARAVLDPARALRVTVGPASPAGPDAR; encoded by the coding sequence ATGAGCCCGGCCGCCGCGCGCCGGCGGGGCCGGCGCTTTCGGGCCGCCGCCATCCTCCTGCCGGCCGCCCTGGCCTGCGCCCTCCAGGCCGCCGGCGGATCCGGCCCGGCGCTCCCGGATGACGGCGGCCCGTGGAAGAACGCCCCCGCAAGGTTCCTTCTGGCCTCGGGCGTCCCCTGCATCTATCAAAAGGACGCCTCGTCGCCGACGACCGTCGTCGGGCTCGTCATCGGCGGCGGCAAGGCCGCGGTTCCGGCCGGGCTCGACGGCCTGGCCACCATGTCGACGCGGCTCCTGCTGGAGATCCCCGACGAGGGCAAGGTCCAGGACCTCATGGCCCAGGCGACGCGGCTGAGCTTCGTCTGCCTGGAGGATTGCTCGATCATCGTGGTCGAATGCCTCTCGGAGAACCTCGAGGCGGCCCTGCGGGTGACGGCGAAGATCGTCCTCGATCCCCTGATCACCGGGCTGCGGGTCGGCCGGGCCAAGGAGCTCCTGGAGGTCAACGCCCGGGCGGAGGAGGACGACGCCGTCACGGCCGGACGCAACGCGGTTTTCCGCGGCTTCTTCCGCGACCGCGGGTACGGCACGCCCCTCTATGGAACTAAGGCCAGCCTGGCCCTCATCGATCGCAAGACGGTCCTGTCCTTCGTCCGACGTTACCTGGTCAAGCCGAACGTCTTCTTCTGCGTCCAATCGGACCTGGATCCCGAGGCGGTGCGCCGCCTGCTTGACGGCTCGTTCGGGTCCTTCCCGGACGGCCCGGCCTCCGGGCTTGCCGTCCAGGACCCGGCGCTGCCCGAGGACCGGGACATCGTCCTGGTCAAGGACGCCAGGGAGACCTACGTCGGCAGGGCCTATGCCCTGCCCCGGTCCGGCCTGGACGACATGGCCAGGGGGATCCTGCTCGAAACGCTTCTCGGGCCCGGCCCCGGCTCCCGGCTGTGGCCACTGAGGCTGGACGAGCGGCTGGCCTACAGCGTCGATGCCGAGCTGACCTGGACAAGGAGCGCCGGCATCCTGATCGCCCGTCTCGAGACAGGCCGGGATAAGAGGGCGCGGGCCGTCGAGGCGCTCGACCTGACCCTCGCGGGCCTTCGGGAGAACGGGATCGCCGGCGAGGAGATGGAAGCGGCGCGGATGATGGCCCGGGCCCGCTTCCTTCGCGATACCGAGGCGAAATCGCCGCGGCTGCGCCTGCTCGGGATCTTCGCCGCCCTCGGCCTCGGCCCGGAGGCCGCCCCGGGCCTGCTCGCGGCCATCCAGGCCGTGACCCGGGAAGACCTGAATGCCTACGCCCGGGCCGTCCTAGATCCGGCCCGGGCCCTGCGCGTCACCGTCGGCCCGGCCTCCCCAGCCGGCCCGGACGCGCGCTGA
- a CDS encoding pitrilysin family protein gives MARDRLKAWGIGVFCLACLGPAVASRAADAPGKSFVLDNGLRVFLYEKHEIPLLHVVTGFNVGSKDESEATSGLVHLLEHAILFRGASARAGAGTGAEIRRHGAYFNGHTGQDLSVFEISLPSAEADFALRNQKEILFGMELGQEELDREKDIILEELGQMEDDPERRSLDLVLQALFPGHPYGRSVYGRTEVIEAATVEDLFAFYRRFFVADNCALAVVGDFECAEIERKVREVFGPLPRTGFARPEFPMAGPLKKGSSRRLGRDVRGGYLTIGYAAPDYNHPDQYAMNVLVEALGRGVNPFLAAYLHGVRNSVQSVSMAYLPLRYGGAAIVTIEADPKDLAAVERAAVAFLKRSGGESYSKKDFADPEAERAAFDYLEMAKNQIRFAAGRADESGLQLAGALVRHMLLNTREEPGRYLDGIGRVDSGDLRKAAGRYLGRGDCAAVSIVPAPEGKR, from the coding sequence GTGGCCAGGGATCGTCTCAAAGCCTGGGGGATAGGGGTTTTCTGTCTCGCCTGCCTGGGTCCGGCCGTGGCTTCTCGCGCCGCCGACGCTCCCGGGAAGTCCTTCGTCCTCGACAACGGCCTGCGGGTCTTCCTCTACGAAAAACACGAGATCCCTCTTCTCCATGTCGTCACCGGGTTCAATGTCGGCTCCAAGGACGAGTCGGAGGCGACGAGCGGCCTGGTCCACCTTCTCGAGCATGCCATCCTGTTCCGGGGCGCCTCGGCCCGGGCCGGCGCCGGGACCGGGGCCGAGATCCGCCGTCACGGGGCCTACTTCAACGGCCACACGGGCCAGGACCTGTCGGTCTTCGAGATCTCGCTGCCTTCCGCGGAGGCCGACTTCGCCCTGCGCAACCAGAAGGAGATACTGTTCGGAATGGAACTCGGCCAGGAGGAGCTCGACCGCGAAAAGGACATCATCCTCGAGGAGCTGGGCCAGATGGAGGACGACCCGGAGCGCCGGTCGCTCGACCTCGTGCTCCAGGCCCTCTTTCCCGGGCATCCCTACGGCCGGTCCGTCTACGGGAGGACGGAGGTCATCGAGGCGGCCACGGTCGAGGACCTGTTCGCCTTCTACCGGCGGTTCTTCGTCGCCGACAACTGCGCCCTGGCGGTCGTCGGCGACTTCGAGTGCGCCGAAATAGAGCGGAAGGTCCGCGAGGTCTTCGGCCCGCTGCCCCGGACGGGGTTCGCCCGGCCGGAGTTCCCGATGGCCGGCCCGCTGAAGAAGGGCTCTTCGCGGAGGCTCGGACGCGACGTCCGGGGAGGCTACCTGACCATCGGTTACGCCGCCCCGGACTACAACCACCCGGACCAGTACGCCATGAATGTCCTCGTGGAAGCCCTCGGCCGGGGCGTCAATCCGTTCCTTGCCGCCTACCTGCACGGCGTGCGAAATTCCGTCCAGAGCGTCTCCATGGCCTACCTGCCCTTGCGGTATGGCGGCGCGGCCATCGTCACGATCGAGGCCGATCCGAAGGACCTGGCGGCCGTCGAGCGCGCGGCCGTCGCGTTCCTCAAGCGCTCGGGCGGCGAGTCCTACTCGAAGAAGGACTTCGCCGACCCGGAGGCCGAGCGGGCCGCGTTCGACTACCTGGAGATGGCCAAGAACCAGATCCGCTTCGCGGCCGGCCGGGCCGACGAGTCCGGCCTGCAGCTGGCCGGGGCGCTCGTCCGGCACATGCTGCTCAATACGCGCGAAGAGCCCGGACGCTACCTCGACGGCATCGGGCGGGTCGATTCGGGCGATCTGCGCAAGGCCGCCGGCCGCTACCTGGGACGGGGCGATTGCGCGGCGGTCTCCATCGTCCCCGCCCCGGAGGGGAAGAGATGA
- a CDS encoding NADH-quinone oxidoreductase subunit N, which translates to MSFLALAPLLAVVAGALASLLIEAFLGRKGRELAAAAAILALLAAGLFIVRSWNLELAYFGARLVLDPLALLVMAVFVLIAAFVVLMSVGSASRQDFNLGQLCGLLLLATAGLMIMVSSGDWLVVFLGLEVLSVASYALTGLRRNDRASSEAAAKYFLMGSFAGAFFVFGLAIIFGATGSSGFAFGPAGVAAAPLPAAGLGLIVAALFFKIAIAPFHMWAPDVYEGAPAPVTAFLTIAPKAAGLAVLLRALGPAMDKAGTAGAVFAPAVSVAAVLTMFVGNLAALRQTNVKRLLAYSAIAHSGYLLVAVVSGDGPGLVFYLVAYLFMNAGAFAVLTVLAGEGNGSLSLLGIAGLGRRHPALAACLAVFLLSLAGFPPTSGFLAKFYVFSAAVAKGHILLAVAAVLASLVSVAYYLRVIVAMYMKDPEAELEAGRDEPALWLVVFLCAFGVVQLGLWPGNLLALIRQGLSGLF; encoded by the coding sequence ATGTCGTTCCTGGCCCTGGCTCCCCTCCTGGCCGTGGTCGCCGGTGCCCTGGCGTCCCTGCTTATCGAAGCGTTCCTCGGCCGAAAAGGCCGGGAGCTGGCCGCGGCCGCGGCCATCCTGGCCCTACTCGCGGCAGGGCTTTTCATCGTCCGGTCCTGGAACCTCGAGCTCGCTTATTTCGGGGCCCGCCTCGTCCTCGACCCGCTGGCGCTGCTTGTCATGGCCGTCTTCGTCCTGATCGCCGCCTTTGTCGTCCTCATGAGCGTCGGCTCGGCCTCCCGCCAGGACTTCAACCTGGGACAACTCTGCGGCCTGCTGCTCCTGGCGACGGCCGGCTTGATGATCATGGTCTCGTCCGGCGACTGGCTCGTCGTCTTTCTCGGCCTCGAGGTCCTCTCGGTCGCTTCCTACGCCCTCACCGGCCTGAGGCGGAATGACCGGGCCTCGTCCGAAGCGGCGGCCAAATATTTCCTCATGGGCAGCTTCGCCGGGGCCTTCTTCGTTTTCGGCCTGGCCATCATTTTCGGGGCCACGGGCTCGTCCGGCTTCGCGTTCGGCCCGGCCGGGGTGGCGGCGGCGCCGTTGCCGGCGGCCGGGCTGGGGCTCATCGTCGCGGCCCTGTTCTTCAAGATCGCCATCGCGCCCTTCCACATGTGGGCGCCGGACGTCTATGAGGGCGCGCCGGCGCCCGTCACGGCCTTCCTGACCATAGCCCCCAAGGCCGCCGGGCTGGCGGTCCTCCTCCGCGCCCTCGGCCCGGCCATGGACAAGGCCGGAACGGCCGGGGCTGTTTTCGCCCCGGCCGTGAGCGTGGCCGCCGTCCTGACGATGTTCGTCGGCAACCTGGCCGCCCTGCGGCAGACGAACGTCAAGCGGCTGCTGGCCTATTCGGCCATCGCCCACTCGGGCTATCTCCTGGTCGCCGTCGTATCCGGCGACGGGCCGGGCCTTGTCTTCTATCTCGTCGCCTACCTGTTCATGAACGCCGGCGCCTTCGCCGTGCTGACCGTCCTCGCCGGCGAGGGCAACGGGTCCCTGTCGCTTCTCGGCATCGCCGGGTTGGGACGCCGCCATCCCGCCCTGGCGGCCTGCCTGGCCGTCTTCCTTCTTTCGCTGGCCGGCTTCCCGCCCACGTCGGGATTCCTGGCCAAGTTCTATGTCTTCAGCGCGGCGGTGGCCAAGGGACACATCCTGTTGGCCGTCGCGGCCGTCCTGGCCAGTCTCGTTTCTGTGGCTTACTACCTGAGGGTCATCGTGGCCATGTACATGAAGGACCCGGAGGCCGAGCTGGAGGCCGGGCGCGATGAGCCGGCCCTGTGGCTGGTCGTCTTCCTTTGCGCTTTCGGGGTAGTTCAGCTGGGCTTATGGCCGGGCAATCTCCTGGCCCTGATCCGCCAGGGCTTGAGCGGGCTGTTCTAG
- a CDS encoding NADH-quinone oxidoreductase subunit M has translation MSGLAADFPVVSLITFLPLAGAILLLFIRGTSVKTVRGLTLAVSLATLVLALGLFHGFSGATGLPEFVERASWLGRGLDYHVGVDGISLFLVLLAAFMTPLALLSSWRAVDVRVKEFSAFMLLLETGMIGVFVSLNLFLFYVFWEAMLVPMYFLIGIWGGRRRVYATMKFVLFTMFGSLLMLVGIFVLHAAFFRATGSYSLAISDLAAMPMAPALQTWLFLAFGLAFAVKIPLFPLHTWLPDAHVEAPTAGSVLLAAVLLKMGAYGFIRLGLPLFPQAGRAFAPALSVLAVIGIVYGGLMALAQKDMKSLVAYSSVSHMGLIMLAVFALNFEAAEGALFQMVNHGLSTGALFLCAGMLYERTRTRAIADYGGAAARMPVLAGLFLVSMLSSAGLPGLGGFVGEILCFFGIFGRNKILAGLGVTTVILSASYLLWLYRRVMHGPLKAPDDRRLIDLDGRERAVLIPLVALMLFLGLFPGTILRKMDAAVSRHIRSLDKPAAAAPTSSDPARPAFRAPAAGEREP, from the coding sequence ATGAGCGGCCTTGCGGCGGACTTCCCGGTCGTTTCCCTGATCACCTTCCTGCCGCTCGCCGGGGCCATCCTGCTCTTGTTCATCCGCGGGACGTCGGTCAAAACCGTCCGCGGCCTGACCCTGGCCGTGTCGCTCGCGACGCTGGTCCTGGCCCTGGGCCTTTTCCACGGTTTCAGCGGCGCGACCGGCTTGCCCGAGTTCGTCGAGCGGGCCTCCTGGCTTGGCCGCGGCCTCGACTACCATGTCGGCGTCGACGGCATCAGCCTGTTCCTGGTCCTCCTGGCCGCCTTCATGACACCCCTGGCCCTCCTGTCCTCCTGGCGGGCGGTCGACGTCCGGGTCAAGGAGTTCTCGGCCTTCATGCTGCTCCTCGAGACCGGCATGATCGGGGTCTTCGTCTCCCTGAACCTGTTCCTCTTCTATGTCTTCTGGGAGGCCATGCTCGTCCCGATGTACTTTCTCATCGGCATCTGGGGAGGCCGGCGGCGCGTCTACGCGACCATGAAGTTCGTCCTGTTCACCATGTTCGGCAGCCTGCTCATGCTCGTCGGGATCTTCGTCCTCCATGCCGCCTTTTTCCGGGCGACGGGCAGCTACTCCCTGGCGATCTCGGACCTGGCCGCGATGCCCATGGCGCCGGCCCTTCAGACCTGGCTCTTCCTGGCCTTCGGGCTGGCCTTCGCCGTCAAGATCCCGCTCTTCCCGCTCCACACCTGGCTCCCGGACGCTCACGTCGAGGCGCCGACGGCGGGGTCCGTCCTGCTCGCCGCCGTGCTGCTCAAGATGGGCGCCTACGGCTTCATCCGGCTGGGCCTGCCGCTCTTCCCCCAGGCCGGCCGCGCCTTCGCCCCGGCGCTTTCGGTCCTGGCCGTGATCGGCATAGTCTACGGCGGGCTGATGGCCCTGGCCCAGAAAGACATGAAATCGCTGGTGGCCTATTCGAGCGTCAGCCACATGGGCCTGATCATGCTGGCCGTCTTCGCCCTTAACTTCGAGGCCGCCGAAGGCGCCCTGTTCCAGATGGTCAATCACGGACTGAGCACGGGCGCCCTCTTTCTCTGCGCCGGCATGCTCTACGAGCGCACCCGCACCAGGGCGATCGCCGATTACGGCGGCGCCGCGGCCCGCATGCCGGTCTTGGCCGGCCTGTTCCTGGTCTCCATGCTCTCGTCGGCCGGGCTGCCCGGTCTCGGCGGCTTCGTCGGCGAGATCCTCTGCTTCTTCGGCATCTTCGGCCGGAACAAGATACTGGCCGGGCTGGGCGTGACGACGGTCATCCTGTCGGCCTCCTATCTCCTCTGGCTTTACCGGCGGGTCATGCACGGCCCGCTCAAGGCCCCGGACGACCGGAGGCTCATCGACCTCGACGGACGCGAGCGGGCCGTCCTGATCCCGCTCGTCGCGCTGATGCTCTTCCTGGGCCTCTTCCCCGGCACGATCCTGAGGAAAATGGACGCGGCCGTCTCGCGGCACATTCGCTCCCTCGACAAGCCGGCCGCGGCGGCCCCGACGTCGAGCGATCCGGCCCGGCCCGCTTTCCGGGCGCCGGCGGCCGGGGAACGGGAGCCCTAG